In Helicobacter bilis, a genomic segment contains:
- a CDS encoding FAD-binding and (Fe-S)-binding domain-containing protein, translated as MTTQYRDFEGFIAQAKEIFKDRIYTDYLRRFAYGIDASCYAYVPRVVVRAVNENEIITLFTLSQKYNTPLTFRAAGTSLSGQACSDFVLVLANAFWQDIEIVGNAESIKCSCGVIGVEANEALKPYGKKIGPDPATINNAMIGGIFSNNSSGMCCGVKQNSYNTIKSARFILFDGTILDTSENAKPNESIESFLQKHKDKADSLLALRKEILQDKDLCKLIKRKFAIKNTTGYSINALLDFSEIKDIINHLFIGAEGTLGFVSSVEYECVEDYAYKACALLFYENLALGAKAVEILAANESLVSAAEIMDYACLDSAKGLENAPRELGQIESGACAILVQLESSTQKELDSKIAFISKELESVPSLFGVRFSSDEKTMASWWKIRKALLPLAAGSRPSGSIVITEDICFPIHTFAQGIDSITKLFEKFNFQGIIFGHALSGNVHFIITPNLNDEKESQAFGAFMEAMVDSVISLQGSTKAEHGTGRMIAPFVEKEWGAKAYAINRRIKEIFDPHALINLDVIISDNPQIHTQNLKQSSEVEDFINQCMECGFCEKVCPSRELTLTPRQRIAVRKEITRLEALLNGADSMDSKGVIESGVETRSEAIADLRTKPQKSITTNAETTNAEKGGECGTKCGSIFELKSLFLSEPTRSLLNINDAVGERQIKDFSKKDNAQKLKELKQSYQYFGVETCATCSMCSLSCPLEIDSGKIASKLSPAAKGTFSRFVATQSAKHFSTTLSLAKGGLRIANFSSNMLGKNTLSNLSKKMSFLPYIPHSLPRANAYRLESKDSNAQSQVAIIYFSTCINRSFAPQSSLKDTRALQEVFESLCKKANVSVVYPQNLSNLCCGKAYKDYPQSAKLKRKEVYRALESSVKELQSKGVKQIHIVCDHSACSYELKNGLKELDSTLTILDMPECIESTLLPRLHITPLDEDIALYAMCSTRKGKWDKSLESIAKTCTSGEVIVHSKTQCCGFAGNKGFICSELNALALRELSEFYADKQKRDSACGLESKIESEKVDSSVESTTQNNTQRHKKLRLGFSSSSTCEIGLNDKTNIIWQNLIYLVDSVSESKV; from the coding sequence ATGACAACACAATATAGAGACTTTGAAGGCTTTATCGCCCAAGCTAAAGAAATATTTAAAGATAGAATCTACACAGATTATCTCCGCCGCTTTGCCTATGGGATTGATGCCTCTTGCTATGCGTATGTGCCGCGTGTGGTGGTAAGAGCGGTGAATGAAAATGAAATCATCACGCTTTTTACACTTAGTCAAAAATATAATACCCCACTCACATTTAGAGCCGCGGGGACGAGTTTAAGCGGACAGGCGTGTAGTGACTTTGTGCTTGTATTAGCCAATGCGTTTTGGCAGGATATTGAGATTGTGGGGAATGCGGAGAGTATAAAATGTAGCTGTGGCGTGATTGGGGTAGAAGCGAATGAAGCCCTAAAACCCTATGGCAAAAAGATAGGACCAGACCCAGCGACTATCAATAACGCAATGATTGGTGGAATCTTTTCAAACAACTCTAGCGGTATGTGCTGTGGCGTGAAGCAAAATAGCTACAACACCATAAAATCCGCACGATTTATCCTATTTGATGGCACTATACTTGATACAAGTGAGAATGCCAAGCCAAATGAAAGCATAGAATCTTTTTTGCAAAAACATAAAGATAAGGCAGATTCACTTCTAGCCTTGCGTAAAGAGATTTTGCAAGATAAAGATCTTTGCAAACTCATTAAAAGAAAATTTGCTATCAAAAATACAACCGGTTATAGTATCAACGCCCTGCTAGATTTTAGTGAAATTAAAGATATTATCAATCATCTTTTTATCGGTGCGGAGGGGACTTTGGGCTTTGTGTCTTCTGTGGAGTATGAATGCGTAGAAGACTATGCTTACAAAGCGTGTGCTTTGCTTTTTTATGAGAATTTAGCTCTTGGGGCAAAGGCGGTGGAGATTCTAGCGGCAAATGAAAGCCTTGTGAGTGCGGCGGAGATTATGGACTATGCGTGTTTAGATTCTGCTAAAGGCTTGGAAAACGCACCGCGTGAGCTAGGGCAAATAGAGAGTGGGGCTTGTGCGATTTTAGTGCAGTTAGAATCTAGCACACAAAAGGAGCTAGATTCTAAAATCGCTTTTATAAGCAAGGAGCTAGAATCTGTGCCAAGCCTTTTTGGCGTGCGTTTTAGCAGTGATGAAAAGACTATGGCATCTTGGTGGAAAATCCGCAAAGCCCTTTTGCCCCTTGCAGCGGGAAGTCGCCCAAGTGGGAGCATAGTCATCACTGAAGATATTTGCTTCCCTATTCACACTTTCGCACAAGGCATAGATTCTATTACTAAGCTTTTTGAGAAGTTTAACTTTCAAGGCATTATCTTTGGACACGCTTTAAGTGGGAATGTGCATTTTATCATCACGCCTAATCTTAATGATGAGAAAGAAAGCCAAGCCTTTGGGGCGTTTATGGAAGCGATGGTAGATTCTGTTATCTCCTTGCAGGGTAGCACAAAGGCAGAGCACGGCACAGGGCGTATGATAGCCCCCTTTGTGGAAAAAGAGTGGGGTGCGAAAGCCTATGCTATAAATCGCAGGATAAAAGAGATTTTTGATCCGCACGCCCTTATCAATCTTGATGTTATCATTAGTGATAATCCCCAAATCCACACGCAAAATCTCAAACAAAGCAGCGAGGTAGAGGACTTTATCAATCAATGTATGGAATGTGGATTTTGCGAAAAGGTTTGCCCTAGCAGAGAGCTTACTTTGACGCCAAGGCAGAGAATAGCGGTGCGAAAAGAAATCACAAGGCTAGAGGCTTTGCTTAATGGGGCGGATTCTATGGATTCTAAAGGTGTTATAGAATCTGGTGTGGAGACACGAAGCGAAGCAATCGCTGATTTAAGAACCAAGCCACAAAAATCAATCACTACAAATGCGGAAACTACAAACGCAGAAAAAGGGGGAGAATGTGGGACAAAGTGCGGCAGTATTTTTGAGCTAAAATCTTTGTTTTTAAGTGAGCCAACAAGGAGTTTATTAAACATAAATGACGCAGTTGGCGAACGCCAAATCAAAGATTTTAGCAAAAAAGACAACGCACAAAAACTAAAAGAGTTAAAACAAAGCTATCAATACTTTGGTGTGGAAACCTGTGCCACCTGCTCTATGTGTTCCCTCTCCTGCCCCCTAGAAATTGATAGCGGTAAAATCGCCTCCAAACTTAGCCCTGCCGCAAAAGGCACATTTTCACGCTTTGTTGCTACACAGAGTGCCAAGCATTTTAGCACCACTCTTAGCCTTGCTAAAGGGGGCTTACGCATAGCAAACTTTAGCTCTAATATGTTGGGTAAAAATACACTCAGTAATTTAAGCAAAAAGATGAGTTTCCTGCCCTATATCCCCCATTCACTGCCTAGGGCAAATGCTTACAGACTAGAATCTAAAGATTCTAACGCACAATCCCAAGTAGCAATCATATATTTTAGCACTTGTATCAATCGCTCCTTTGCCCCACAATCAAGCTTGAAAGATACAAGAGCCTTGCAAGAAGTCTTTGAATCCTTGTGTAAGAAAGCTAATGTGAGTGTGGTATATCCGCAAAATCTTAGTAATCTTTGCTGTGGCAAGGCGTATAAAGACTATCCACAAAGTGCCAAGCTTAAACGCAAGGAAGTGTATAGGGCGTTAGAATCTAGTGTGAAAGAGTTGCAAAGCAAAGGTGTGAAGCAAATCCATATTGTGTGCGATCATAGCGCGTGTAGCTATGAGCTAAAAAATGGCTTAAAGGAGCTAGATTCTACTCTCACTATTTTAGATATGCCAGAATGTATAGAATCTACTCTTTTGCCACGATTACATATCACGCCTTTAGATGAAGATATTGCGCTTTATGCGATGTGCTCTACAAGAAAGGGCAAATGGGATAAGTCTCTAGAATCTATTGCCAAAACTTGCACGAGTGGCGAAGTTATAGTGCATTCTAAAACGCAGTGCTGTGGCTTTGCTGGGAATAAGGGCTTTATTTGCAGCGAGCTAAATGCTTTAGCTTTGCGGGAGCTAAGCGAGTTTTACGCAGATAAGCAAAAAAGGGATTCAGCTTGCGGGCTAGAATCTAAAATAGAGAGTGAAAAAGTGGATTCTAGCGTAGAATCCACTACGCAAAATAACACACAAAGGCATAAAAAACTACGCCTTGGCTTTTCAAGCTCTAGCACTTGTGAAATAGGGCTAAATGACAAAACAAATATCATTTGGCAAAATCTTATTTATCTTGTAGATTCTGTGAGTGAAAGCAAGGTTTAA
- a CDS encoding replication-associated recombination protein A has translation MRNLAYKFRPTTLENFIGQKHLLAQDAPLRIIIEKNIQDSNMLPNLLFFGPPGSGKTSLAHIIATLSKKTFLSFNATNFKLDSLKKELSLYEHTMNKPLLFIDEVHRLNIAQQEFLLPILEKGQVAFIGASTENPFFTLSPALRSRSFLFELKALQTQDFEELYNRVLKAYPPKHSFDSIKSWLLSHHNGDCRAFLNLLDIALDIDSKQEVSVSMLQSLVQNAQGVKSQNTHYDYISALIKSIRGSDENAALYYLACLIQAGENPEFIARRLVILASEDIGNANPNALNLSVSTMQAVSKIGYPEARIILSQCVIYLACSPKSNTAYTAINHALEDTKIRLESVPSYLKTDAKGYKYPHDFGGFVKQIYHHGKKYVFLKNIGFEKTLQEWLVKIRK, from the coding sequence ATGCGAAATCTAGCCTATAAATTTCGCCCTACAACACTTGAAAACTTCATAGGACAAAAACATTTATTAGCACAAGATGCACCGCTAAGAATAATCATCGAGAAAAACATACAAGATTCTAATATGCTACCAAATCTTTTATTTTTTGGACCACCGGGCAGTGGCAAAACAAGCCTAGCCCACATCATCGCAACACTTAGCAAAAAAACCTTTTTATCCTTTAATGCAACAAATTTTAAGCTAGATTCCCTAAAAAAAGAATTAAGCTTGTATGAACACACAATGAATAAGCCGCTTTTATTTATCGATGAAGTCCATAGGCTAAACATAGCACAACAAGAGTTTTTACTACCTATTTTAGAAAAAGGACAAGTCGCATTCATTGGGGCTAGCACAGAGAATCCTTTCTTTACCCTAAGCCCAGCCCTAAGAAGTAGATCCTTTCTTTTTGAGTTAAAAGCCTTGCAAACACAAGATTTTGAAGAGCTTTATAACAGAGTATTAAAAGCCTATCCACCAAAGCATAGCTTTGATTCAATAAAGTCATGGCTTTTAAGCCATCACAATGGCGATTGTCGTGCGTTTTTGAATCTACTTGATATTGCCCTTGATATAGATTCCAAACAAGAAGTCAGTGTATCTATGCTTCAATCTCTAGTCCAAAACGCACAGGGAGTAAAGTCACAAAATACACATTATGACTACATATCAGCCCTTATTAAATCCATACGGGGCAGCGATGAGAATGCAGCATTATATTATCTCGCATGTCTTATACAAGCAGGGGAAAATCCAGAGTTTATAGCACGCAGACTAGTCATTCTAGCAAGTGAAGATATAGGCAATGCAAACCCAAATGCACTCAATCTTAGTGTAAGCACAATGCAAGCAGTAAGTAAAATCGGCTATCCAGAAGCAAGGATCATTCTCTCTCAATGCGTGATTTATCTAGCATGCTCTCCAAAAAGTAACACCGCATACACAGCGATAAATCACGCCCTAGAAGATACAAAAATCCGCTTAGAATCTGTGCCAAGCTATCTAAAGACAGACGCAAAAGGCTATAAATATCCACATGACTTTGGTGGCTTTGTAAAGCAAATCTATCATCATGGAAAAAAGTATGTATTCCTTAAAAACATCGGCTTTGAAAAGACCTTGCAAGAATGGCTAGTGAAAATAAGAAAATAA